The Acidobacteriota bacterium genome contains the following window.
AAAAGGTCACGAACGGCATTGCCTTGCGCGTACTGGGGCTCGGAATCTTCATCAGCCACTGCTTCATGTTTCGTTTCATGGATCAACCCTTTAAAAACGGGGACGGACCAGAGCATGTTGCCGATTCATAACAGGAGATATTATCCCCGACCGCGCGGCGGGTGCAAAAAAAAAGCCACGGATCTCACATGTCCTCCCGTGAAATCCGTGGCTTCCTTCCCGGATCGGATCGGCCTACACCGTCTGCAGGAGCGCCCGCTTGACCAGCGTCCTGGCGATCTGGACCTTCCACCTGGTCGCCGCGAGCGGCCGCGCGTCCGCCACCGCCGCCTCGCCCGCCGCCGCGGCCAGCGCCTCGTCGATCTTCTTCCCCGCCACGACCGCCTCGGCCTTCACCGCCCGGTAGGGCTTCGGCGCCACCGCGTTCAGGGCGATCCGCGCCGCCCCGCCCCCCGTCATCACCGCGCAGTTGACGACCGGGAAGTCGATCGACTTGCGGATCGCGAACTTGAGAAACGCGCTCTTGGCCCCCGCGGGAGGCGCCGGGATCCAGATCTCCCGGATGATCTCCCCTTTTTCAAGAACCGTGTTCCCCGGGACTTTCACGTCGAAGAAGTTCTCCGCTTCGATCGTCCGGCTGGTGGTCACCACCCGGGCGTTGAGCGCGACGAGGGCCGGGGCCGTGTCGCTCGGGTGCACGGCGATGCAGCTGCCCACCGCCCCGA
Protein-coding sequences here:
- a CDS encoding molybdopterin dehydrogenase, whose amino-acid sequence is ANPVIKEKYTALAQAASRVASPHIREMGTIGGNLAQLHRCWYFRKPENRFDCKRKGGEKCFAMSGDNRYHSIFGAVGSCIAVHPSDTAPALVALNARVVTTSRTIEAENFFDVKVPGNTVLEKGEIIREIWIPAPPAGAKSAFLKFAIRKSIDFPVVNCAVMTGGGAARIALNAVAPKPYRAVKAEAVVAGKKIDEALAAAAGEAAVADARPLAATRWKVQIARTLVKRALLQTV